One stretch of Bacteroidales bacterium DNA includes these proteins:
- a CDS encoding DPP IV N-terminal domain-containing protein, whose translation MRKFKILTLILFLQFVAFGQTKLLTVEDASGMNRALFPKTLRNLQWKGTSDYFTYIDNNSLLSGHVSSESRETILTLAKLNSLLKNLDSDTLKQFPSVTWLSSDKFMFSLQQRIFTFEPDTGSLVKVNAYPDKAANIDMDQNTLSVAYTLENNLYIAIDNQQIKVTNDHDKGIINGQAVHRNEFGINQGTFWSPKGNYLAFYRMDETMVTDYPLVNIASRPAELKNIKYPMAGMTSHQVTVGVFDPRTKETVFMKTGDPKEQYLTCVTWSPDEQSVYIALLNRDQNHLKLNQYDAQTGAFIQTLLEETDKEYVEPEHPLYFLNSRPDRFIWFSERDGYSHLYLYSTDGILIRQITDGSWNVSEFLGTDPSDEKVFYLSNELSPVQQHIYSKDLTSDVTRKYSKLKGTHSAILNKSGQYLIDINSSWSEHIANEYDLINNKGRIVQVLQDNSDPLKEYKLGETTVFTIRGRHSDDLYCRMIKPIDFDPSKKYPVFLYVYGGPHSQLVTDSWLAGAGLFLNYMAQQGYVVFTLDNRGTDNRGMSFEQAIFRNLGAAEVEDQMSGVEYLVTLDFVDPSRIGVNGWSYGGFMTISMMLRHPEAFKAGVCGGPVTDWKYYEVMYGERYMDTPETNPEGYRASSLLDMAGNLKGKLLLIHGTEDPTVVWQQSLDFIDQSVKAGVDVDYFVYPGHGHGVGGKDRVHLNQKIIDYFKENL comes from the coding sequence GCTGATCCTTTTTTTGCAATTCGTTGCCTTTGGCCAGACCAAACTCCTCACCGTTGAGGACGCCAGCGGCATGAACAGAGCCCTTTTCCCAAAAACCCTGCGAAATTTGCAGTGGAAAGGGACCAGCGATTATTTCACCTATATTGACAACAACAGCCTGCTGTCCGGGCATGTCAGTTCCGAGAGCCGTGAAACGATCCTGACCCTCGCCAAACTCAATTCCCTGCTAAAAAACCTGGACTCCGACACGCTGAAACAGTTTCCTTCGGTCACCTGGCTGTCATCCGACAAATTCATGTTCTCCCTCCAGCAAAGGATCTTTACTTTTGAGCCCGATACAGGATCCCTGGTCAAGGTAAACGCTTATCCTGATAAAGCAGCAAATATTGACATGGATCAGAACACGCTGTCAGTAGCGTATACCCTGGAGAATAATTTGTATATAGCTATTGATAATCAGCAGATTAAAGTCACAAATGATCACGATAAAGGGATCATCAACGGTCAGGCGGTCCACCGCAATGAATTTGGCATCAACCAAGGCACCTTCTGGTCCCCAAAGGGAAATTACCTTGCCTTTTACCGGATGGACGAGACGATGGTGACCGACTACCCGCTGGTTAACATCGCGTCGCGTCCGGCGGAACTGAAAAACATCAAGTATCCCATGGCCGGCATGACCAGCCACCAGGTGACAGTGGGGGTGTTCGATCCGCGGACAAAGGAAACTGTTTTTATGAAGACGGGCGATCCAAAGGAACAGTACCTGACCTGCGTGACCTGGAGCCCCGATGAACAATCGGTTTACATCGCCCTGCTGAACCGCGATCAGAACCATCTCAAGCTGAACCAGTACGATGCCCAAACCGGTGCTTTTATCCAGACTCTGCTCGAGGAGACCGACAAGGAGTATGTCGAACCCGAGCATCCCCTTTATTTCCTCAACTCCAGACCCGACCGGTTCATCTGGTTCAGCGAACGCGATGGTTACAGCCATCTTTACCTGTATTCGACCGACGGGATCCTGATCCGTCAGATCACCGACGGAAGCTGGAACGTTTCGGAGTTCCTCGGAACCGATCCCTCCGATGAAAAGGTATTCTATCTATCCAATGAGCTGAGCCCTGTTCAGCAGCACATTTACTCGAAAGATCTCACATCCGATGTGACGCGGAAATATTCCAAGCTGAAAGGGACTCACAGCGCCATCCTGAACAAAAGCGGGCAGTACCTGATCGATATCAACAGCAGCTGGAGCGAACACATCGCCAACGAATACGACCTGATCAACAACAAGGGCAGGATTGTCCAGGTACTGCAGGATAACTCCGATCCCCTGAAAGAATACAAACTGGGAGAGACCACGGTCTTTACGATCAGGGGCAGGCACAGCGACGACCTCTATTGCCGTATGATCAAACCCATCGATTTCGATCCTTCAAAGAAGTACCCGGTATTTCTCTATGTCTATGGCGGACCTCATTCACAGCTTGTGACCGACTCGTGGCTGGCAGGTGCCGGATTGTTCCTGAACTACATGGCGCAGCAGGGGTATGTCGTTTTCACGCTCGACAACCGGGGAACGGATAACCGCGGAATGAGTTTTGAGCAGGCCATCTTCCGGAACTTGGGTGCTGCGGAGGTCGAAGACCAGATGAGCGGCGTGGAATACCTGGTAACCCTGGATTTTGTCGATCCCAGCCGTATTGGGGTGAATGGCTGGAGCTATGGGGGATTCATGACGATTTCGATGATGCTCCGGCATCCTGAAGCGTTCAAGGCGGGTGTGTGCGGCGGGCCGGTCACCGACTGGAAGTACTACGAGGTAATGTACGGGGAGCGGTACATGGATACTCCGGAAACGAATCCGGAGGGGTACAGGGCTTCTTCATTGCTGGATATGGCTGGCAATCTCAAAGGCAAGCTGCTGTTGATCCACGGGACAGAAGATCCCACCGTGGTGTGGCAGCAGAGTCTGGACTTCATCGATCAGAGTGTAAAGGCTGGGGTTGATGTGGATTATTTTGTCTACCCGGGCCACGGGCATGGAGTTGGCGGCAAGGACCGCGTGCACCTGAACCAGAAAATCATCGATTATTTCAAGGAGAATTTATAA